One Tomitella gaofuii DNA segment encodes these proteins:
- a CDS encoding IclR family transcriptional regulator, with translation MRMSDAQPDEEARGGRGVRRSPPARRVIRVLDHFVQHPDRRYGLSELARRLEISKPTCLGILTELCEAGYLVRDDADTTYGPGPSLIAAGRAAGDGLPIGVVARRHLERLAADHHSVCTASAVAGGRIVVLESAGALPEGGRPATGKTYPFAPPVGLMYALWEPDAVFEQWLSRAPTAPVRLDRDRLRSVVAQCRARGYLVDRLTPAGQRLYRLMAGFDTTELPEEVRGLVGEMVTSLGERVYLPDADGGADGPHRVNVIAAPVFHASGRQAMVVTLHVGAEIARAEIERKAAALRATAAAVTAELHGMDPFA, from the coding sequence ATGCGGATGTCGGACGCGCAGCCGGACGAGGAGGCCCGCGGCGGTCGTGGCGTACGGCGGTCGCCGCCCGCCCGCCGCGTGATCCGCGTCCTCGACCACTTCGTGCAGCACCCGGACCGGCGCTACGGACTGTCCGAACTGGCCCGCCGCCTGGAGATCAGCAAGCCCACATGCCTCGGGATCCTCACGGAACTCTGCGAAGCCGGATACCTGGTGCGCGACGATGCAGACACCACCTACGGGCCGGGGCCGTCGCTCATCGCCGCGGGCCGCGCGGCCGGCGACGGGCTGCCCATCGGGGTGGTGGCCCGCCGGCACCTCGAACGCCTGGCCGCCGACCACCACTCCGTGTGCACCGCGTCGGCGGTGGCCGGCGGCAGGATCGTCGTCCTCGAATCCGCCGGCGCCTTGCCGGAGGGCGGGCGGCCGGCCACCGGCAAGACCTACCCGTTCGCGCCGCCGGTGGGCTTGATGTACGCGCTGTGGGAACCGGACGCGGTGTTCGAGCAGTGGCTCTCGCGCGCGCCGACGGCGCCCGTCCGTCTCGACCGCGATCGGCTGCGCAGCGTGGTGGCGCAGTGCCGTGCACGCGGGTACCTGGTGGACAGGCTCACCCCGGCGGGCCAGCGGCTCTACCGGTTGATGGCCGGCTTCGACACCACCGAACTGCCGGAGGAGGTGCGCGGGCTGGTGGGCGAGATGGTCACGAGCCTGGGTGAGCGCGTGTACCTGCCCGACGCGGACGGCGGGGCGGACGGGCCGCATCGCGTCAATGTCATCGCGGCGCCGGTGTTCCACGCGTCCGGGCGCCAGGCGATGGTGGTGACCTTGCATGTCGGCGCCGAGATCGCGCGCGCGGAGATCGAGCGCAAGGCCGCGGCGCTGCGTGCCACTGCGGCGGCGGTGACGGCGGAGCTGCACGGCATGGACCCGTTCGCGTAG
- a CDS encoding SDR family NAD(P)-dependent oxidoreductase: MTADAPKLPGGAQATAQEATAGADCTGMTALVTGAGGGLGEETARALALAGARVILAARRGAGGEAAAQRIRDTVPGAGVETLKLDLADLRSVAAAAAAVSARTGGLNMLVNNAGVMYTPLSRTADGFESQFGTNHLGHFLLTTMLLPALRVGAERGRPSRVIAVSSDGHRSYPVDLDDPHFRTREYDKFAAYGQSKSANALMAVELEARFAESGVHAFAVHPGSCRTRLARHMDRGDFARMRKLVADRGSSALDTLKSPAQGAATSVWAATAPGLDRHGGAYLSDCAIGQAAAHARDPETAETLWERSDTLVAEAR, from the coding sequence ATGACCGCGGATGCACCGAAATTGCCCGGCGGCGCGCAGGCCACGGCCCAAGAGGCGACCGCCGGTGCGGACTGCACCGGCATGACCGCCCTGGTGACCGGTGCGGGCGGCGGACTGGGGGAGGAGACCGCGCGGGCGCTCGCGCTGGCCGGGGCCCGGGTGATCCTCGCCGCCCGGCGCGGTGCGGGCGGCGAGGCGGCGGCGCAGCGCATCCGGGACACGGTCCCGGGTGCCGGGGTGGAGACCCTGAAGCTGGACCTCGCCGACCTGCGCAGCGTCGCCGCCGCGGCGGCGGCCGTATCCGCGCGGACCGGCGGGCTGAATATGCTGGTCAACAACGCTGGCGTGATGTACACGCCGCTGTCGCGCACGGCCGACGGATTCGAGTCGCAGTTCGGCACCAACCATCTCGGGCACTTCCTGCTCACGACGATGCTGCTGCCCGCGCTGCGCGTGGGCGCCGAGCGAGGGAGACCGTCGCGTGTCATCGCCGTCTCGTCCGACGGGCACCGCAGCTACCCGGTGGATCTCGACGATCCCCACTTCCGCACGCGCGAGTACGACAAGTTCGCCGCCTACGGGCAGTCGAAGTCGGCGAACGCACTGATGGCCGTGGAACTCGAGGCGCGCTTCGCGGAATCCGGAGTGCATGCCTTCGCGGTGCATCCCGGCTCGTGCAGGACGAGGCTCGCGCGACACATGGACCGCGGCGACTTCGCGCGGATGCGGAAATTGGTCGCGGACCGCGGCTCTTCGGCGCTCGACACGCTCAAGTCGCCCGCGCAGGGCGCCGCGACCTCCGTGTGGGCCGCGACCGCGCCCGGCCTCGACCGTCATGGCGGCGCCTACCTGTCGGACTGCGCGATCGGGCAGGCGGCTGCGCACGCCCGTGACCCGGAGACCGCGGAGACGCTGTGGGAGCGCTCCGACACGCTGGTGGCAGAAGCTCGCTGA
- a CDS encoding DinB family protein has product MPTAPEPPMHDPAEPVPPEARDWTTITREPCAECGFDPSTVTPAAVPGRIRATIPRWARVPGRVGSTVRPSPDVWSPLEYTCHVRDVCRTFAQRLDLIVRTPPEAPPARFPDWDQNAAQAGGRYNAQDPDAVVDEYAAAAAALADGFAAVHGDAWRREGARGDGARFTALSLAAYLVHDLEHHLIDVDG; this is encoded by the coding sequence ATGCCGACCGCGCCAGAACCCCCTATGCACGATCCCGCCGAACCCGTGCCCCCGGAGGCGCGCGACTGGACGACGATCACCCGCGAGCCATGCGCGGAATGCGGATTCGACCCGTCCACCGTCACCCCTGCGGCGGTGCCCGGCCGCATCCGCGCCACGATCCCGCGGTGGGCGCGGGTGCCCGGGCGCGTGGGAAGCACCGTCCGGCCCTCCCCGGACGTGTGGTCGCCGCTGGAGTACACGTGCCACGTGCGCGACGTCTGCCGTACATTCGCGCAACGCCTGGATCTCATCGTCCGCACCCCGCCCGAGGCTCCGCCCGCTCGCTTCCCGGACTGGGATCAAAATGCCGCGCAGGCGGGCGGCCGCTACAACGCGCAGGACCCCGACGCAGTGGTGGACGAATACGCTGCGGCCGCTGCGGCATTGGCGGACGGTTTCGCCGCGGTGCACGGCGACGCATGGCGGCGGGAGGGCGCCCGCGGCGACGGCGCGCGGTTCACCGCCCTCTCACTGGCTGCGTACCTCGTCCACGACCTCGAACATCATCTGATCGACGTCGACGGCTGA
- a CDS encoding GntR family transcriptional regulator, with protein sequence MTGIGSITIDHDSPTAPFDQVRLQIIALVRDGGLIAGQKLPAVRELAQTLGIAANTAARSYRELEAAGVVETRGRKGTFIVGAGDVTRRSAELAAVEFVRTVRALGFDDAAIRGFLESALD encoded by the coding sequence ATGACCGGCATCGGTTCGATCACCATCGACCATGACTCGCCGACCGCCCCGTTCGACCAGGTGCGGCTGCAGATCATCGCCCTCGTGCGCGACGGCGGGCTCATCGCCGGGCAGAAGCTGCCGGCCGTCCGTGAGTTGGCGCAGACCCTCGGCATCGCCGCGAACACCGCGGCACGTTCCTATCGCGAGCTCGAGGCCGCAGGAGTCGTCGAGACGCGCGGGCGCAAGGGCACCTTCATCGTCGGCGCCGGCGACGTCACGCGTCGCTCGGCGGAGTTGGCGGCCGTCGAATTCGTCCGCACGGTCCGCGCATTGGGCTTCGACGACGCCGCGATCCGCGGCTTCCTCGAGTCCGCGCTGGACTGA
- a CDS encoding dolichyl-phosphate-mannose--protein mannosyltransferase, translated as MTTARSAAATGDASAPVPRPSTPEHAAFGRRATPPGTAPSRTRLRGTHEDGGPHRPSPSPEAAPTDRLRGWITTLVITAIAGVTRFVTLGNPTDAGTPVFDEKHYAPQAWQMLGGGWIEDNPGYELVVHPPLAKQLMALGQWMFGYDGFGWRFASAVAGTVLVLLIIRIARRMTGSTMLGAVAGLLATADGVLTVSSRTALLDIFLTVFMVAAFACLLRDREQVLDRMSLVAAEGRIHDSAFGPRLGFRWWRFGAGVLLGLSCAAKWGGLYYVAFFGLLCVMSDVAARRRFGVRRPWAGALVRDTPAALASLVLVPLLTYLGSWWAWFASEVGVDRHAVGWKIGTGGDFAFVPDALRSLWYYSAHVLEFHEHLTNSAGNRHPWESKPWTWPMSLRPLLYYFADGDKVTGCGSDKCVSAMMIVGTPAMWWLSLPVAAWAVWRIATRRDWRYTWILVGYAAGYLPWFLNLDRQMYFFYSVGLAPFLILAITLVLGEILGTRRPHPPPHPTGPAPAPPAPDPRAYRPGERRRLGLAIVCGYVALVIANYVWLWPILTGGTISEAHWQMELWLPSWR; from the coding sequence ATGACCACCGCCCGCAGTGCTGCCGCCACGGGCGACGCGTCGGCGCCGGTGCCCCGGCCCTCGACCCCGGAGCACGCCGCATTCGGCCGGCGTGCGACGCCGCCGGGGACCGCGCCGAGCCGCACCCGGCTTCGCGGCACCCACGAGGACGGCGGCCCGCATCGGCCGTCGCCCTCGCCGGAGGCGGCGCCCACCGACAGGCTCCGCGGCTGGATCACCACGCTCGTCATCACGGCGATCGCGGGCGTCACCCGGTTCGTCACGCTGGGCAACCCGACGGACGCCGGCACCCCCGTGTTCGACGAGAAGCACTACGCACCGCAGGCGTGGCAGATGCTCGGCGGCGGGTGGATCGAGGACAACCCCGGGTACGAGCTGGTGGTGCATCCGCCCCTCGCCAAACAGCTGATGGCCCTGGGGCAATGGATGTTCGGCTATGACGGCTTCGGGTGGCGCTTCGCCTCCGCGGTGGCGGGCACGGTGCTGGTGCTGCTCATCATCCGGATCGCGCGGCGGATGACCGGGTCGACGATGCTCGGCGCCGTCGCGGGGCTGCTGGCCACCGCCGACGGCGTGCTCACTGTGTCGTCGCGGACCGCGCTGCTCGACATCTTCCTCACCGTCTTCATGGTCGCCGCGTTCGCCTGCCTGCTGCGGGACCGCGAGCAGGTGCTCGACAGGATGTCGCTCGTCGCGGCCGAGGGTCGGATCCACGACTCGGCGTTCGGCCCGCGGCTGGGCTTCCGGTGGTGGCGGTTCGGCGCCGGGGTCCTGCTGGGACTCTCCTGCGCCGCGAAGTGGGGCGGCCTCTACTACGTCGCGTTCTTCGGGCTGCTCTGCGTGATGTCCGACGTTGCGGCGCGCCGGCGCTTCGGGGTGCGGCGCCCGTGGGCGGGCGCGCTCGTGCGCGACACCCCGGCCGCGCTGGCCAGCCTCGTACTGGTGCCCCTGCTCACCTACCTGGGGTCCTGGTGGGCATGGTTCGCGAGCGAAGTGGGCGTGGACCGGCACGCCGTGGGGTGGAAGATCGGGACCGGCGGCGACTTCGCCTTCGTGCCCGACGCGTTGCGCAGCCTCTGGTACTACAGCGCCCACGTGCTCGAGTTCCATGAACACCTCACCAACTCCGCCGGCAACCGGCACCCGTGGGAGTCCAAGCCGTGGACCTGGCCGATGAGCCTGCGGCCGCTGCTGTACTACTTCGCCGACGGCGACAAGGTGACCGGCTGCGGCTCGGACAAGTGTGTGAGCGCGATGATGATCGTCGGCACCCCGGCGATGTGGTGGTTGTCGCTGCCGGTGGCCGCGTGGGCCGTGTGGCGGATCGCCACGCGGCGCGACTGGCGCTACACGTGGATCCTCGTCGGCTACGCGGCCGGCTACCTGCCATGGTTCCTCAACCTCGACCGGCAGATGTACTTCTTCTACTCGGTGGGCCTGGCCCCGTTCCTCATCCTGGCGATCACCCTCGTCCTCGGCGAGATCCTCGGCACGCGGAGGCCGCACCCCCCGCCGCACCCGACCGGACCCGCGCCCGCGCCCCCCGCCCCGGATCCGCGGGCCTACCGCCCCGGCGAACGCCGGCGGCTCGGCCTCGCGATCGTCTGCGGCTACGTCGCCCTCGTCATCGCCAACTACGTGTGGCTGTGGCCGATCCTCACCGGCGGCACCATCTCCGAAGCACACTGGCAAATGGAACTGTGGCTGCCCAGTTGGCGCTGA
- the rsmI gene encoding 16S rRNA (cytidine(1402)-2'-O)-methyltransferase yields the protein MVGVASRAPDVRRLSWHGRERHRDGRRQGERDDVGADASGAPRGGSPDRDAATGGGDGGRLVLAATPLGETADASPRLRAALADADVVAAEDTRRTRALAAALGVAIGGRVVSFYDQVESARIPALVEAIAAGETVLLVTDAGMPSVSDPGYSVVDATITAGHRVTCLPGPSAVTTALALSGLPVDRFCFDGFAPRKQGKRREFLTTLRDEPRASVFFESPHRLAACLEDAVAVLGPDRRAAVCREMTKTYEEVRRGTLGELAAWAAEGVRGEISVVLAGAAPRRRSAAELVGEVELRVDGGARLKDACAQVGEEHGVSKRQLYQAVLTARG from the coding sequence ATGGTAGGCGTTGCGTCGCGGGCGCCGGATGTCCGTAGGCTCAGCTGGCATGGACGAGAGCGACACCGGGACGGACGCCGGCAGGGCGAACGCGACGATGTCGGCGCCGACGCCTCCGGCGCGCCGCGCGGCGGGTCGCCTGATCGCGATGCGGCGACCGGGGGCGGAGACGGCGGGCGCCTGGTGCTGGCGGCGACGCCGCTGGGGGAGACCGCTGACGCCTCACCGCGCCTGCGCGCGGCGCTCGCGGACGCGGACGTGGTGGCGGCCGAGGACACGCGGCGTACGCGGGCGCTCGCCGCAGCGCTGGGGGTGGCCATCGGCGGGCGGGTGGTCAGCTTCTACGACCAGGTCGAGTCGGCCCGGATACCCGCGCTGGTGGAGGCGATCGCCGCCGGGGAGACGGTGCTGTTGGTGACCGACGCGGGGATGCCGTCGGTGAGCGACCCGGGCTACAGCGTGGTCGACGCGACCATCACCGCGGGCCACCGGGTGACCTGCCTTCCGGGACCGTCCGCGGTGACGACGGCCCTCGCTCTGTCCGGCCTGCCCGTGGACAGGTTCTGCTTCGACGGGTTCGCGCCGCGCAAGCAGGGGAAGCGCCGCGAGTTCCTCACGACGCTGCGCGACGAACCGCGCGCGAGCGTGTTCTTTGAGTCGCCCCACCGGCTCGCCGCGTGCCTCGAGGACGCGGTCGCTGTGCTCGGCCCCGACCGGCGCGCCGCGGTGTGCCGGGAGATGACGAAGACCTACGAGGAGGTGCGCCGCGGCACGCTCGGCGAGCTGGCAGCGTGGGCCGCAGAGGGGGTGCGTGGCGAGATCTCCGTCGTACTCGCCGGCGCGGCGCCCCGCCGACGCTCGGCGGCGGAGCTGGTGGGGGAGGTGGAACTCCGCGTGGACGGCGGAGCTCGGCTCAAGGACGCCTGCGCGCAGGTGGGCGAGGAGCACGGGGTGTCGAAAAGGCAGCTCTACCAGGCGGTCCTCACCGCGCGGGGATGA
- a CDS encoding aminodeoxychorismate synthase component I: protein MLQQCLGPGASVSAVLRGLGARAVRRATAGPAALTGRWFGAAAVIAAECRALPVEPRNAFGVAAHRPTASAGDAPAAGRPAIGGGWIGYLSYPDGARATTRHTGLPPAAGAWTDSVLVLDTGGCWWWESLTDARCPSDIAALTAHTDDGGAPGPDWSVDWHRPDETRHRRNVTACLEAIAAGEIYQACVCTAFTGRFAGSPLGFFADATAATTPLRAAYIDGPGGAVASLSPETFLSRSGDRVESSPIKGTAPLTAPPGALRRSVKDVAENIMIVDLVRNDLGRVAATGSVRARRLLEVQRAPGVWHLVSTVAATLRPGTADADLIAAAFPPASVTGTPKARARDLLDGWENRPRGVYCGTVGMLSPAAGLELNVAIRTVEFRPDGEAVLGVGGGITADSDPESEWQECLDKAASIVGLVPSCITGDAHPVIPAR, encoded by the coding sequence ATGCTGCAACAGTGCCTGGGCCCCGGAGCGTCCGTGTCCGCGGTGCTCCGGGGCCTCGGCGCACGGGCCGTCCGCCGCGCCACTGCGGGACCCGCCGCGCTGACCGGCCGGTGGTTCGGGGCCGCGGCAGTGATCGCAGCCGAGTGCCGGGCACTCCCTGTCGAACCCCGAAACGCATTCGGCGTCGCCGCGCACCGGCCCACTGCGTCAGCGGGAGATGCCCCCGCAGCGGGTCGCCCCGCGATCGGTGGCGGCTGGATCGGTTACCTGTCCTACCCCGACGGCGCTCGCGCGACCACCCGCCACACCGGGCTTCCCCCCGCCGCCGGGGCCTGGACGGACAGCGTGCTCGTACTCGACACCGGCGGATGCTGGTGGTGGGAGTCGCTGACCGATGCGCGTTGCCCGAGCGACATCGCCGCGCTCACCGCGCACACCGACGACGGTGGTGCCCCGGGGCCGGACTGGTCCGTGGACTGGCACCGCCCCGACGAGACGCGGCATCGCCGCAACGTCACCGCGTGCCTCGAGGCCATCGCGGCCGGGGAGATCTACCAGGCGTGCGTGTGCACCGCCTTCACGGGGCGCTTCGCGGGGTCGCCGTTGGGGTTCTTCGCCGACGCCACGGCCGCCACCACGCCCCTGCGCGCCGCATACATCGACGGCCCCGGCGGCGCGGTCGCCTCACTGTCGCCCGAGACCTTCCTCAGCCGCAGCGGGGACCGGGTCGAGTCGAGCCCCATCAAGGGGACCGCCCCGCTGACCGCACCGCCGGGCGCGCTCCGCCGATCCGTCAAGGACGTGGCCGAGAACATCATGATCGTCGACCTGGTGCGCAACGACCTCGGCCGCGTCGCCGCCACCGGCTCGGTGCGCGCCCGACGCCTGTTGGAGGTGCAGCGGGCGCCCGGCGTGTGGCACCTGGTCTCCACAGTGGCCGCGACGCTCCGGCCGGGAACGGCCGACGCCGACCTGATCGCCGCGGCGTTCCCCCCGGCGTCGGTCACCGGAACGCCCAAGGCCCGGGCACGCGACCTCCTCGACGGGTGGGAGAACCGGCCCCGCGGCGTTTACTGCGGCACGGTCGGCATGCTCTCTCCGGCCGCCGGCCTCGAACTCAACGTGGCCATCCGCACGGTCGAGTTCCGCCCCGACGGGGAGGCGGTGCTGGGCGTCGGCGGGGGGATCACCGCGGACTCGGACCCCGAGTCGGAATGGCAGGAGTGCCTGGACAAGGCGGCGAGCATCGTCGGCCTCGTGCCGTCATGCATCACCGGCGATGCGCATCCCGTCATCCCCGCGCGGTGA
- a CDS encoding DUF2786 domain-containing protein, with protein sequence MADGSARHSAALVLGALTDVYERGWQPQDVLHVTGRHFSDVKAGLIASLLLAHAYRVTPLAWAPPAWSDQIRAMALAEPTADAAARRYAGSAAEHGRPGCGSRERPGGGAGHPSLPGIGSAADRFSAGGLVLLWESLPDWPHLCPPPSLWSPHAASAGPAGGTPAADSGPRAVDPKVPARIRGLLAKAESTDFPHEAEALTAKAQELITRHAVDTALLHRDTDADADGFAVSARRIHLNNPYLREKVTLLSVIGRVNTVRTVWSKRLAIATVIGTEDALEQVELLYTSLLVQCTRAMQARSPGAVGPGRTAAFRRSFLVGFATRIGQRLAESHRQATRDAAADAGVCDGALVPVLRAQDDAVRKEAQRLFPHSRPTHAGKVDPVGWCAGTDAAETATITAGGRRIPGRVPLPGA encoded by the coding sequence GTGGCCGACGGTTCCGCGCGGCACTCGGCCGCGCTCGTGCTGGGCGCCCTCACCGACGTCTACGAGCGGGGCTGGCAGCCGCAGGACGTCCTGCACGTCACCGGCCGGCACTTCTCCGACGTCAAGGCCGGGCTGATCGCGTCGTTGCTCCTCGCCCATGCCTATCGGGTCACCCCGCTGGCCTGGGCTCCCCCGGCGTGGTCGGATCAGATCCGCGCGATGGCGCTCGCCGAGCCCACGGCGGACGCCGCGGCGCGCCGGTACGCGGGGTCGGCCGCAGAGCACGGCCGACCGGGGTGCGGCAGCAGGGAACGGCCGGGAGGCGGCGCCGGCCATCCATCGCTGCCCGGCATCGGGTCCGCCGCGGACCGTTTCTCCGCCGGCGGGCTCGTACTGCTGTGGGAATCGCTGCCGGACTGGCCGCACCTGTGCCCGCCGCCCTCGCTGTGGAGCCCGCACGCCGCGTCGGCCGGCCCCGCAGGAGGCACTCCGGCGGCGGACTCCGGGCCGCGCGCGGTCGATCCCAAGGTGCCCGCCCGCATCCGGGGCCTGCTCGCCAAGGCGGAATCCACCGACTTCCCGCACGAGGCCGAGGCACTGACGGCGAAGGCCCAGGAATTGATCACCCGGCATGCGGTCGACACCGCGCTGCTCCACCGCGACACGGACGCTGACGCGGACGGGTTCGCCGTGTCCGCACGGCGGATCCATCTGAACAACCCGTACCTGCGTGAAAAGGTGACGCTGCTCTCCGTCATCGGCCGGGTGAACACGGTGCGGACCGTCTGGTCCAAGCGGCTGGCCATCGCGACCGTGATCGGCACCGAGGACGCACTGGAACAGGTGGAACTGCTCTACACGTCGCTGCTGGTGCAGTGCACGCGTGCCATGCAGGCCCGGTCCCCGGGCGCCGTCGGGCCCGGGCGCACCGCCGCATTCCGTCGGTCGTTCCTCGTCGGATTCGCCACGCGGATCGGGCAGCGGTTGGCCGAATCGCACCGGCAGGCGACCCGGGACGCGGCCGCCGACGCAGGCGTGTGCGACGGGGCCCTCGTCCCCGTTCTGCGCGCTCAGGATGACGCTGTGCGCAAGGAGGCCCAGCGCTTGTTCCCGCATTCACGCCCCACGCACGCGGGAAAGGTCGACCCCGTCGGCTGGTGCGCCGGTACGGACGCCGCGGAAACCGCGACCATCACCGCCGGCGGCCGCCGAATCCCGGGCCGCGTCCCGCTTCCCGGCGCGTGA
- the metG gene encoding methionine--tRNA ligase, with protein sequence MSSSVLTAVAWPYANGPRHIGHVSGFGVPSDVFSRYQRMIGNRVLMVSGTDEHGTPILVQADAEGIAPMDLADRYNRVIVDDLQGLGLSYDLFTRTTTRNHYAVVQELFRTLHKNGYLVPKTTTGAISPSTGRTLPDRFVEGTCPICGYDGARGDQCDNCGNQLDPADLINPRSKINGETPKFVESEHWFLDLPALADSLGDWLKGRTGWRPNVLRFSLNLIDDMRPRAMSRDIDWGIPIPLEGWQDRGDKKLYVWFDAVIGYLSASMEWAARTGDPEAWREWWTDPNAVSNYFMGKDNITFHSQIWPSELLGYRGDGANGGEPGPLGALNLPTEVVSSEFLTMSGSKFSTSRGTVIYVRDFLREFGPDALRYFISVAGPETQDTDFTWEEFVRRTNFELANEWGNLVNRSVSMAFKNFGAVPRPGTVTDADAELLRTAHAAFDTVGADLARSRFRSAASEAMRVVSAANKYISDTEPWKLAKDPAQADRLATVLHTSLQVVSDANALLTPFLPHSAQSVHELLGGSGVWAAQPEVREVDDLVSPSLPEGPVGAGLPAEGRSYPVLMGDYAAEQAAWRRTEVQPGTPLSKPAPLFRKLAPELGETGPEWAPVDK encoded by the coding sequence ATGTCTTCCTCTGTGCTCACCGCCGTCGCGTGGCCCTACGCCAACGGGCCGCGTCACATCGGCCACGTGTCCGGCTTCGGGGTGCCCTCCGACGTCTTCTCGCGCTATCAGCGGATGATCGGGAACCGCGTTCTGATGGTCTCGGGCACGGACGAGCACGGCACGCCGATCCTGGTGCAGGCGGACGCGGAGGGCATCGCACCGATGGACCTGGCGGACCGCTACAACCGCGTCATCGTGGACGACCTGCAGGGCCTCGGCCTGAGCTACGATCTGTTCACCCGCACCACCACGCGCAACCATTACGCGGTGGTGCAGGAGCTGTTCCGCACGCTGCACAAGAACGGCTACCTGGTGCCGAAGACCACCACGGGCGCGATCAGCCCGTCCACCGGCCGCACGCTTCCGGACAGGTTCGTCGAGGGCACGTGCCCCATCTGCGGGTACGACGGTGCCCGCGGCGACCAGTGCGACAACTGCGGAAATCAGCTCGACCCCGCAGACCTGATCAACCCGCGCAGCAAGATCAACGGGGAGACACCGAAGTTCGTCGAGTCCGAGCACTGGTTCCTCGATCTGCCCGCGCTGGCGGACTCGCTGGGCGACTGGCTCAAGGGCCGGACCGGGTGGCGGCCGAACGTGCTGCGCTTCAGCCTCAACCTCATCGACGACATGCGCCCGCGCGCGATGAGCCGCGATATCGACTGGGGCATCCCCATCCCGCTCGAGGGGTGGCAGGACCGCGGAGACAAGAAGCTCTACGTCTGGTTCGATGCCGTCATCGGATACCTGTCCGCGTCGATGGAATGGGCCGCGCGCACCGGGGATCCCGAGGCGTGGCGCGAGTGGTGGACGGACCCGAATGCCGTCAGCAATTACTTCATGGGCAAGGACAACATCACCTTCCACTCGCAGATCTGGCCGTCGGAGCTGCTGGGCTACCGGGGCGACGGCGCCAACGGCGGCGAGCCCGGTCCGCTCGGCGCGCTGAACCTGCCCACCGAGGTGGTGTCCTCGGAGTTCCTCACGATGAGCGGATCGAAGTTCTCGACCTCCCGCGGCACGGTCATCTACGTGCGGGACTTCTTGCGCGAGTTCGGCCCCGACGCGTTGCGTTACTTCATCTCCGTGGCCGGCCCGGAGACGCAGGACACGGACTTCACCTGGGAGGAGTTCGTCCGCCGGACCAACTTCGAGCTGGCCAACGAGTGGGGCAACCTGGTCAACCGGTCGGTGTCCATGGCGTTCAAGAATTTCGGCGCCGTTCCGCGGCCCGGCACGGTGACCGACGCCGACGCGGAGCTGCTGCGGACCGCGCACGCGGCGTTCGACACCGTCGGAGCAGACCTGGCGCGCAGCAGGTTCCGCTCGGCGGCGTCCGAGGCGATGCGCGTGGTGTCGGCCGCCAACAAGTACATCTCCGACACCGAACCGTGGAAGCTGGCCAAGGACCCGGCGCAGGCCGACAGGCTCGCCACCGTGCTGCACACCTCGCTGCAGGTGGTCTCCGATGCCAACGCGCTGCTCACGCCGTTCCTCCCGCACTCGGCGCAGTCCGTGCACGAGCTGCTCGGCGGCAGCGGCGTGTGGGCGGCGCAGCCGGAGGTCCGCGAGGTCGACGATCTTGTCTCGCCGTCCCTGCCGGAGGGGCCGGTAGGCGCCGGTCTGCCCGCGGAGGGGCGCAGCTACCCCGTGCTCATGGGCGATTACGCCGCCGAGCAGGCGGCGTGGCGGCGCACCGAGGTGCAGCCGGGCACGCCGCTGTCCAAGCCCGCCCCGCTGTTCCGCAAGCTGGCGCCGGAACTGGGGGAGACCGGCCCGGAGTGGGCCCCGGTGGACAAGTGA